The nucleotide sequence AGCGCGCGCGCGCGGCGGGACTGGTGGAGGTGACGGGGCACCAGTTGCGGGATTGGTCCGAGGACAAACACCGTCGCGTGGACGACACGCCATGCGGTGGAGGGCAGGGGATGTTGCTGAAGCCGGAGCCGGTCTTCGCCGCGGTGGAGGCCCTGCGGAGACCTGATACGAAAGTGATTCTGATGACACCCCAGGGGCGGCCGTTCAAGCAGGCGGTCGCACGGGAACTCGCGGGCGCGGAGCATCTGCTGATCCTCTGCGGACATTATGAAGGCATGGACCACCGGATCATCGAGGCGCTGGTGGACGAGGAGATTTCCATCGGCGACTACATTCTGACCAATGGCGCGCTGGCGGCGGCCGTGGTGTGTGACGCGGTGATCCGCCTGCTGCCCGGCGCTCTCGGCGACGAGCGATCGCCTGTGGATGAATCCTTCACGGATCCGAACCTGCTCGAGGCACCGGCTTACACCCGGCCCATCGATTTCCGGGGGATGAAGGTGCCGGATGTACTGGTTTCGGGAAATCACGGGAAAATCTCCGCGTGGAAACAAGAACAGGCGTTGGCGAGGACCCGGGCCAACCGTCCGGATCTGTTGTCGTGAAAAAATTCAGGCCGGGTCGAAAATTTCATGTTCCAGACGGGAATTCCTGACAAGCTGGCCGCGTGAAAACCGAGACGAATGCCGCGACCGCCGGAAGCGAGGCCGACCTGCCACGTGTGGAGCCTGCGACGATCGAAGACCTGCCGGCGCTTACGGAGCTGGTGATGAATCTTTTCGACGCCTCCGGTGATTTCACACCGGATCGCGCGGTGCAGGAGCGCGGGCTGCAGCTGATCCTGGAGCAGCCGAACCGCGGACGCATCTTCGTGGTGAGAAACCATGATTCCATCTTCGGGATGGTGAATCTTCTCTTCACGATCTCCACCGCTCGCGGAGGATTCGTCATCCTGATGGAAGACGTGGTGATCCACCCCGACCATCGTGGACAGGGCTACGGCACCATGCTGCTGGACTACGTGCAGGATTTTGCGAAGAAAAAGCATTTCAAACGCATCACCCTTCTCACCGACCGCATCAGCGCGGAGTCCCAGGAATTTTTCAAGAAGCGCGGATTCGAGCATTCAAACATGATCCCGATGAGGAGGATCATCGACTGATGGCCGGCGGTGCGGAGCCGCTCAATGCGGTTTCAATTCTATCGTGACTCTCGGCGAATTGTCTCCGAAGGGGGCGTGGATCCTGACAACCTTTCCAGAAAGTTTCACACCTGCGGAGTATTGCTCCGGGCTGACCTGGAGGATCGACGCCTCCAGATATCCGATCTGTAATTTCTTCGGGACGAGCAGCCGCCTTATGACGAGATGGATGGCCATCGCATCTGGTTCGTGTGGGTTTTTCGGGTCGGGGACCGCTTCAACCCGCAAACCTACCTTGCAATATTTCCGGATGATTTGAGAGCGGTTCGAGCCATCGGGATTCGGATGGTATGTCCCTTTTATGATCGCTCTCATTTCTCAGTGTAATTCGAATCATTCCCCCCATGGCAAGCCATGAATCCGATTGATTCTCTTGTGCTTTAGATAAATTTCAGGGTAGGGTTGTGTTTTATTCCGTCCACCGGGGCATGCCTGGAAAATGGCATGGGAACAAGGCTGGGAATGGGTATGCCAAACGCGTGGGAAAATCCAATTCTCTCGGGTGAGAATTGGTGGAGCGTAGCGGATTCGAACCGCTGACCCCTTGCATGCCATGCAAGTGCTCTACCAACTGAGCTAACGCCCCTCGCGGGTGCGGCGGAGATGTATCGGCGTGATCGGAGCGGGGCAAGATGATTTTTGGGAAAAAGATCACTTTTCTTAAACTCAGTTTAAATCGCCCGCTTTTAAAGCAGTTTTGGAAGAATCCACACGATGTGGCTTGGCGGGAGGTGGCGGCCGATTATGCTGCGCCGCATGTCGAAATATGCAGGAGAGGAAGTGTTGGTGGTGACGCGTGCGTTGTTGGACGAGATCGGATCGTTCACCGGCGTCCGCACGGAGGGCTTGGACGGTGCGGTGGCGAAACTGCTGGATCCCGCGAATCACTTTTTCATGGATCGCGCGGCGGCGGAGGAGGATCCGGGCCACAAGCAGCTGATCCCTTACTGTATCTTCCGCTGCGGTGACCGCATTCTCCACTACACCCGAGGCAAGGCGGGCGGAGAGAGCCGTCTGCATGCGAAGATTTCCGTAGGCGTCGGCGGGCACGTGAACCCTGTGGACATGGGGGAGAACCGCAAGGGATCGGATGCCTACCACGCCGCGGTGACCCGGGAAATCGAGGAAGAGCTGGATCTGCCGGAGAAACACGAGCACCGCATCATCGCATTGTTGAACGATGAATCGAACCCGGTCGGGCAGGTGCATCTGGGCATCGTGCATCTGGTGGATTTGAAATCGGACGCGGTGGCTTCGCGTGAGGACGCGTTGACGGACCTCGGTTTCACTCCGCTGGAGGAACTGGCAGGTCCGATGTTCGATCGCTTGGAGACATGGTCGCAGTTCTGCATCCGGTATCTGGCGGACGAACCGGGTTGAGACAGGAAGCCCGGAGATGCGCGGAGTGCGTCCGCAAGGTCTGACGGACGCCCGATGGAGGCACCATGCTCAGCCTTTCCCTACGCCGCCGGCAGGCTGAGAGTCAGGTCATTCCTTGATCAAGCTTGGTATGGGGCACTTCATGTGGGAATTGATGCCCCAGCCACTTGCGTAGATTCGGAATTTGCACGATCCCGTAAGGAGCCGCGAAAATATTCGCCCGAAATCCATTATTTGAGTTGGCGATACTGGTGACTATTCACCAGTATCGGAACGAATAGAGGACGAAAAAATCCGAGCCCCATGCCTGTCACTACCAAAAGCACCAAGCCACGCATCCTGATTGTCACTCCGGAAATCACCTATCTGCCATCCGGCATGGGGAACATGGCGCAGAGGATGTCGGCGAAGGCGGGAGGACTGGCGGATGTTTCAGCCTCGCTGGTATCGGCGCTTTTCGAGCTTGGTGCCGACGTGCACGTCGCCATGCCCAACTATCGCCGCATGTTCCAGGGCGACATTTTCAGCCTGCATGAAAAGGAGCTGAGGAAATACCATGAAGTCCTCCCGGAGGCGCACATCCACCTGGCCGAGGACCGCATTTTCTACTATCGCGAGCAGGTTTACAGCAACCAGTCGGACGAGGCCATGCGCATCGCCCTGGTGTTCCAGCGCGAGGTGATCAACCACATCATCCCCCGGGTGAATCCGGACCTGATCCACTGCAACGACTGGATGACCGCCCTCATTCCCGGCATGGCCCGCCGCCGCGGCATCAAGAGCCTTTTCACGGTGCACAACATCCACACGCGGCAGGTGTCGCTGGCACAGGTTGAGGAAGCGGGCATCGACGCCGCGGAGTTCTGGATGAATCTTTTCTTCGCCAGCCCTCCCTTCAACTACGATCACGCCCGCTCGCACATCCCGATCGATCTGCTGACTTCCGGGATTTTCGCCGCGCATTACATCAATACCGTCAGCCCGAGGTTCCTTTGGGAAATCGTGGAGGGGTGGCATTCCGTGGTGCCGAACTCCGTGCGCGCGGAACTCCGTGCGAAATACGCCGCCGGATGCTCGGCCGGCATCCTGAACGCTCCGGACGTTTCCTACAATCCGCTGACGGACGACGCGCTCGAGCGGAATTTCGGTGTCGCCGACTTTGTGGAGGGAAAGGCCGCCAACAAGCAGGCGCTCCAACGCGAACTCCATCTCAAACAGAATCCCGACGCCCCCATCTTCTTCTGGCCTTCCCGTCTCGATCCCGTACAGAAAGGCCCGCAACTGCTCACGGAGATCCTGCACAAGCTGGTGTCGGACTACTGGGAGCGGGATTTGCAGGTGGTCATCGTGGCCAATGGTCCGCATCAGGAATGGATCGACAAGATCGTCTGCGCGTTCGACCTGCACGAGCGGGTGGCGATCGTGGACTTCGAGGAGCGTTTGTCGCGCCTCGCCTATGCAGGCTCAGACTTCATGCTCATGCCGTCGCTCTTCGAGCCCTGCGGTCTGCCTCAGATGACCTCTCCGCTCTATGGCTCGCTGCCGGTCGTGCATTCGACGGGCGGACTTTACGACACCGTCCGCCACATCGACGTCGGCCACTCCACCGGAAACGGCTTCCGCTTCGACCACTACTCGTCGGAAGGCTTCCGCTGGGCCATCGACCGGGCGATGGAATTCTACTCACTTCCTGCGGAAATCCGGGAGCGTGAGATCCGCCGCGTGATGATCGAGAGCGAACAGGAATTCAGCCATAAGGAAGTCGCCCGCCGCTACATCAGCATCTACGAGGAAATGCTCGCCCGCCCGCTGGTGGAGAAGGAATCCGGAGAGGTGATCAAGGCGATCGCGGAGAGCCTTTCGGAAAGTCTCGCCGAGGGGTGATCATGACGTCGTCCCATGGGATAACGTAAACGGTCTTGGTGAAGCTGGCCCACCAAGATTGGCTGGCTTTCGGTGATCGGGTATGTCGGCTTTTCCGGCTCACTCTGCCTGGCTTCTTTTTTGCGGCCGCTGTGGAGCGGTGTGTCCGCCTTGCATTGTGAAATCCGCCGCCACGTTTCATCGCGGCGGCGGAAGTGTGATTTGCGGGATGCGTCCGCCGCTTGATCCGCCTATCTCACGGCTTCCAACAGGAATTCCTGCCAGGCATTGCCGTTGTCGGGATATTGCTCGAGACGCACGTTGTTTGCCGAGTTTCCTCCGGGGATATCCCAGCTCATGCCGTCGTGGACGAAATGGAATTTCACGTTTCCGTTCGTCTTCGGCACGATGCGGAGCTTCTGGTCTCCGGCATTCGCCACGTTGTAGTCGTAAAGCTGGCAGTCCTCGCCATTGACGCTGGTGCCGCCGACCACGGAGATCGCGCGACCGAGGGCGTTGAGGCTGGACGCCTTGAGATGGCCGTTGGTCACGCCTTCGAAGCGCCATTTGAACCACGGGTTGTTCTCGTAGGTGTATTGGATGATCGGGTTGCCGTTCGAGCTTCCCGCGTTTTCGATACAGATGTATTTCCCCGTGGAGGCACGGACCTGGTAGTCACCCCAGGGTTGCAGGCGCCATTGCTGATGGAGTCCTCCGGTGTCGGTGTTCTGTTGCACGCGGTCGTTGTCGGCGGTGCCGGCGTTGAGGATCTCAAGCACGAGATTGCTCTTCACGTTGCGGATCTTGTAGTAGCCGTTTCCAGCGTCCACGAGGTCGAACTGCTGTCCGGTGTTGTTGCCGGTGTAGTCATAGGCGTGGGTCCTGGCTCCGGTGGCGGTGGAATCCGCCTCGATGCAGAGGGCTTTTCCACTGACCCACGAGGAGATGCGGAAATGGTTGGACGCCTCGGTTGGAGCAAGCACCCAGCGTTGGTTCGGACCGTTGTAATCGTAGCTCCATTGGTTGATGGCAGCGCTGTTGCCCGTGTTCCCGCTGATGAGATCGAGGGCTTTCCCACTGTTGCGGTTCACGATCATGTAATAGGCGGCGCGGTATGAAGGACGCGAGGCGGGGGTGTTCGTGTTGTAGATCATCGAACACTTCGACGCGTCCGCGAAGTCCATCAGGATGCTGCCGAAGCGGCCGCTGGGATTGTTGGTGAAGAAGGTGGTGAGCCGCGGGTTGATGTTGTTCGAGACGGTGGTGATGCTGGGGATGCCGAACACGCCGCTCTTCACACCGCTGGCGAAGTTCACATAGAGGGGGGCGGGGCCTCCGTAGCGCGCCTCGTTGAGGATCGCCAGGATGGAGTTCCATTTGGGATCATTGTCCGGGACGTTGTAGATGTCCTGCACGCGGAGGGTTCCGCCGGTGCTGAAGGCGGCGTTGTCCGGCCAGTTCGAGGCATCGATGCCCTTGGGCAGGCCGCCGGCTCCGAAGCGGCGGAAGAGCACGATCTTGCCCCGCGCGTTGGTCAGTGACGGGATGGACGAAGCGAGCAGCCATTTGCCCGGGTTCTGGGCGACGTAGGAATCGAAGGTGGCCTCGAACGATCGGGTGGTGCCGGAGGAGGTGTGCTCCTCCTTGACGCTCATGATGACGGTTTCCGAAGGATTCGCGTTGAGGAATCCGATGGTGTCGTTGAGCACGTCGTTGAAGTTGATGTTCTGATAGACGCTGCCGTGGTGGATGGTGAAGGCGTTGTCAAGGTGGCGGCAGCGGATGTCGAGGAATCTCACTCCGGCGTTCAGCTGTTCCGCGATGGTGAGGTTCTGGCATTTCGCCGTGCCCGCCACCGGCTCATATCTCGCACCGGAATCGTGTGTGCCGGGGATGGATAGATCGGAGATGAGTCTCGCGCCATCGACGGAGTTCATCCAGTTGTTGCCGGCGCCATGCAAGAGCGCCGGGATGGCGGTCAGGAACAGGCCCATAATCTTGCCCAGGTGGGTTTTTATCATCTTGGATTGTATTTTATGTTTGGGTTTGTCGTTCATCACTCCAAGGGGAAGATTGTTCAACGGGAGGCGGGATAGGCCGCGGCGGCGGCCAGCTGGGACTCGGCGACATCCAGCAGCGGCCCGTCTGGGAAAATGCCGACCCATTCCCGCGCACCTTCGGGATCGAGCATGATCCACTTGTGGAGCACGGCCAGCGCCGTCTCATCCTGCAGCGGGCCGGATGCCAGATGTTCCGCAACGAGGCGCGCGGCTTCACGGGGCGATTCTTCCGCACGTCCGAGGGCGATGCTGGCAAAGGCTCTCTGGCGGGCCTCGGCATCCGTCAGTTTTTCCGCGTGGAGGATCGCTTCGACGGAATCTACGGCCGCCATGATCTTGAGGATTCTCTCCCGCAACGGCCTGTGGTGCTCCGCAAAATCCAAAGCCAGATGGGGGTTGTCTTTCGCGATCGCGATGCAGACGTGGCTGAACACGTTGTCGCGTTCGGTGGCATCGCCGAGCTCCCGAGCCCAGGCCGCGGCAGCGGTGGGATCCTGCCGCGCCCATTCCCTCGCAACCTGGAAGAGCACCTCCTCACGCCATGCCCAGGGTTCCAGGTGTTGTGCCATCCTTGCGGCCGAGGCGATGTCACGCGCCATCAGATCCGGCAGGAGATTCCGCATGGCATGCTCCTTGTCTGATGCGTTTCCGCTGGCGAGCGTTCTCTGTAAAAGCAGCGTGCTGGACGAGGTCTGGTGTTTTGCCACCGCCGGACGGGCGGTCCTTCCGGGGCGTGATCCTCTTTTCGCATGGTCGGCGGTATCCGCCTCCGGGACGATGTCCGCGAGGTAAAGCGAAAATGACAACATCCCGAAAGGGACGAGCCATGAGGCGGTCTTCCACCATGATGCGGGCACGAGAGTGCGTGCCCGTGCGGGTTGATTTTGAAAGGGTTTCAAACGAAATGGGTTTTCCTTTGAGAGTCGATGCCCGGCTTCACGCCGGACGATGTTCTTGGAAAACCATTCTAACGAACGATGTTTCCCGAAGGTTCCGATGCACTAGTTAAGGAATGATGTATTGTCAACGTGCGAATTTCCCAAACCCATGACTCATGTTATATTTTTTCAAATCACACGGAAAGGTGTGATGAATCCATCGGCGGGGGAATCATCGGAGCGGGATGGTCTGATTCTCTCGAACTTTCCTTTTGAATGAAACCTCCCCCCCGATCGTGGGGGTATGACATAACTATCATAACAGATATTTCTATTGAATGTCATCGGGTGGAGATAGGTACCTGACGACAGGGACAAGCACCGGCAAGGATACGGTGCGCGCCTGCAACGGTTCAGACGGGCCGGAAGAGGACGAAGGGGGAGACGACAAGCGCTTCGAACTCCGCGTCGGTATCCTCCCATTGGGCGGCGTGAAGGTTTCCGATCTTCACGAGCTCTCCCGACTTCAGCCACGCCTCCACACGGTTCCTGTCGTTGTGCGCGAATGCCGTGCCCACTTCCTCCAGCTTCAGCTCCGGATCGACGAAAAGCAGGCTGCCGTTTTCATGATGCGGTCTGAGGTAGCTCCATGAGACATGGCCCGTGTATTTGGCGAGTTTTTCCGCCGTGGTGCTGTGGTCCTCACCGAGCATCACGTATTTCATCGGTTCCGGTGCGGCGTTTTCGTCGATTGAGATCACGGGGGTGGTTTAGCGGATGCCGCTCCTCCAGCCAAGGACGGAAAGTGACCCATATTCCTTCTTCACAACCCGCCGATTTTCAGTAGCGTTCGGCTGCGCCGGGCGTTTGGAAATTCCCTAGCAACTTTCCAAACTTCCCGGGGTGTAATGTCGAATGCCAAACCGGCTACCGGCCGACCATGAAAAACCACCTACGGCATCTGCTTTCCATTTTCATCCTCGTGTTTTGCGGGCTGGTGGGATGGTGGATCGCGCGTGGGGTGGAAAAGTCCGTGGTCAGGCATAGTCCTGTCAGGCCTCAGGTGGTGGCAAGGCCCGCCGTATCCGTGCCGCATCGTGCGTCGGCGCCTTATCGTGAAGAGTTCCGGGACGGAAGCACGGTGGAGATGTTCGAAAGCGGCACTCCGGATCAGGTGATCCTGCGTTTCCCCTCGGAAGAAACCTACAGTGCGTTTCTTTTCGCCCTTGCCGGCAGCAAGATCCAGTTGGTGGACCAGCTCGACCGCCTGCGGGCCGTGCGCCTCGGCTACTCGGAATGGAATGATCTCTCCAACCTGTTGGACGGGGAAAACATCGTGGCCTTCGACTCGCTTCCCGCTGTTCCGGCACCGGGCTCCTCAGGAGGGACGCAACAGGGGCTTGTCGGCTTTGGTGAGTCTCTTCTCCCGTGGCTCGGGGTCCCTGCGGACCATGCCGGCTGGGGTGCCGGAGTGAAAATCGCCGTTCTGGACACAGGCATTGTCTCCCACCCGGCGCTGCCCGGCTATTCCCAGTCCATCGTGATCACTCCGTTCCCGGCGGACATTTCCAAGACAAACGGGCATGGCACCGCGGTGGCCTCGCTCATCGCGGGAAATGACCCGCTCGCGCAAGGGGTGGCCCCGGCTGCGGAGCTCATTTCCGTGCGCGTCAGCGATGATTACGGCAGGGCGGATTCCTTCGCACTCGCTGCGGGCATTCTGGCCGCAATCGATGCCGGCGCGCACATCATCAACATTTCGATGGGGACCACCGAAAACAATCCCCTGATTGAGGAAGCCGTGCTCTACGCACACAAGCAGAACGTCCTCATCGTCGCTGCATCGGGGAATTCGGAGCGGTCCGAGGCCTGTTACCCCGCGGCCTATCCGACCGTCATCAGTGTTGGCGCGGTGGATGCGCGTGGAGAGCATCTGGATTTTTCCAACTATGGAACCTACCTCTCCATCACCGCTCCCGGTTACCTGATCGACGCGGCATGGCCTGGCAACCAATATCAGTCCATCGTTGGAACCTCCGCCAGCGCCCCTCTCGTCAGCGGAGCCATCGCCGCCACCATGTCGAACGGGCGCGGTATCACCATGACGGCCAGCCAGGCGGCGGAAATCGTCATGAACAATGCGGACGAGGCCGGAATACCCGGACCGGATTCCGAATATGGCAGCGGCATACTCAATCTCGGGCGCGTCATGAACCGAAACATCCCCGGCATCGTCGATGCGGCCATCACCAACCAACGGCTGGTAAGATCCGTTCGACCCGGTGTGAACGATGAAATCCAGGTGACCATCCAGAACCGTGGCACCTCGGTGCTGGTGAACACCCTGCTGGAAATCGACACCCGTTTCGGCAACCGGCGGTTCAACGCCACCATGATCGCCCCGGGGGCGATGCAGACATTCTCAATGCCGGTCCGTCTGGATGGATTGGCAGGGAACGAACCACTTCGGGTAAGCTCCAATCTCAGCCTTGGCAACGCCGGGCAGGACCTCACTCCGTTGAACAACCAGCGCGAGGACACGTTCTACGTGCGCTGAAACCGGGAAGACCGGGATCCGTCCGGACAGTGCTTGAAAGCTCGTTCCGGAAAGGATCCAACGGACGACCATCATTTGATCATGTTGAGTGAGGAAACCTTTTCCACGCCATCACGCTCGGAAACGGTGATGCTGAGTATTCCTGAGGAGGAATCCGCGGCAACCTCGGTGTGGGCTGAGTCATGTGCGGTGACCCGCCAGTTGGTGAACGCGTCGATGCTGCCACCATTCTCGCGGAATGATGTGGCAAACTGGGTGATGAACGCGTTCACGAGCTTTTCCTTCTCTATAGCGGAAGGAAGGGCGATGTATGAGGCACCCACATTCTCGCCGATGGACGTGAAGACGGGCCAGTCGATCTTTTCGGCAACGGAGGCATCCCCACGCGCCAGTGACTCGAAGGCGGACCTTGCAAAGGTGACATCGCCGGCAGTGGCGACTTCCGTCTTCACTTCAGACACCGTTCGTTTGGCTTCCCGGCAGTTGGCAAAAATCAGTGGAAGGGTCAGCAGTGGAATAAGGTAGGCCGTTTTCATGGTGCTGCCGGATTCGCAGAATGCATACCATTGCAAAAAGCATTGATATTTCAACGATTTAGGCAGAGTCGCATTTTGCATTATGCGCTGTGCGGGTGCATAATGCCTCATATTGTCATCAGTTTTCCTGCAGCCTTGCCGTGAAAAACCGGTCCGCGTGGCTGTTAGATACTGGCGATGTAGGGGTTGGAACTTGTCACAACAGCGCGGTCCGGGATGGTATGTTTGCTGCACAATCATCCACAGATTCCTTTTCGAATCCGCACTCAAACCCCCTTAATAAAATGATCACGAATCTAGAACAGCTTTACTTCAACCAGATTCACGACCTGTGCAGTGCGGAATCCCAGTTGCTAGGCGTCCTCCCCCAGATGGTCGCTTTCTCATCCCGCACGGAACTGCGTGATGCGTTCCGCCTTTGTCTGCGTGACAGCCGCACGCATTTTTCCAGTCTTGTCGAAATCCGGAAAGAGCATGGAATTTCACACGAAACCATGATTTGTGACGCGATGCGGGGCCTCGTCATTGAAACCAAAAAGCATCTCACCAAAACCGTCCCGGGCGAGGTGCGGGACGCGGTGCTGATCGCATCCGGCAACCGCATCGAACACTACGAAATGGCGAGCTATGGCGTTGCCAAGGCGTTCGCGGATTGTCTCGGATTCGACCGTGATTCGAAACTGTTGGCGGAGATGCTTCAAGATGTATGTGAGGCGGACAGCGCCATCACACGGATCGCCGCCGGTGGCATCTTCCTTACCGGAGCAAGGAGCGGCGCGTCCTTGGTCTGATGTGGGTGAAGTGATCCATGCCCACAGGTTCATCGCCAGTTATATCAATGATCCCGGGGTGCGGCTCCATAATGCTGACAAACTTGCCAACTTGGTAAAAACGCATTGCAGGACGCTGTTTCATCGGGTAGTGGGGAGAGTGGTAATAAACCAATTTTACTGATATGAAATTCAATCCGGAAAATCCTTCGCAGCTCGCGGAAAAGATCCTCGAAGCTGAAAACAAGTTGCACAACCTCGAGTTGGAAATCGCGGAAATCGGCCTGCCGGCGGGCCAGGAGCTGCTGAGGCGCCTGAACGCGCTGAAAGTCGAGGAGAACGCGCTGAAGCGGAACTTCGAGGAGTCGGTCCGCCGGGGTGAACCCGACTCCGTGAGGCTTGAGAAAATCGAAGCTCTGCTGGCCCATATCGAGCGGGAGGAGGACTCGATGGAACATGACGCCCATTTCCTGCATCAAGCCGCCCCCTCATCCATGGCGCTTGCGGTGGAAGCCAGTGTGCAAGTGGCGGATCTCCTGAGCCGTGGAGTAAAAAAGGTCATCGGGAACCACCATCCCCTGGGAGAATCGGTGTTTGTAAACCACACCCATGACAACCTGGCCAGCCAGTATGGGGTGGAGGATCATGATCACCCGGAAAAGGCTTCGAGACCACCCGGCGCGTCTTGAATCGGCGCAACGGAGTCCTGCCCGTGCGGCATCATGACGGGGAGTGCGGATCACGCTTGGCGAACGGCATTTCGTATGCATGACTTGCGGCTCCTTTTCCGGCATGAAAATTCTCAGCTACCAAGATTCCGGCTACGCGCCGTTTGTCCGTCGTCTCAACCGCCGCGCCCTGCCGGAGCCCGGGACCCGGGACCTTGTCAGCACGATTATCGCGGAGGTCGCCACAAAGGGGGACGAGGCCCTGTTCACCCTCACCAAACGCTTCGACGGCGCGATCCTCACGGCCAAGACGCTTTTTGTCAGTGACGCCGAATTCGCCGCGGCGGAAAAGGCCGTCACGCCCGAGACGAAGGTCGCGGTGGCGCGCAGCTTGAAGAACATCCACTCCTTCGCGAAACGCAGCCTGCGGAAGGATTGGTCCGCCAAGAACGCGGAAGGTGCAACAGTTGGCGAGAGATTCACTCCGTTTGACAGGGTGGGGGTTTACGTGCCAGGAGGCAAGGCCCCATTGGTCTCCACCGCCCTGATGACGGCCGGGTTCGCCCAGGCGGCGGGAGTTCCGGAGATCCTGGCTGCCACGCCCTGCGGACCGGACGGCTCCGTGAATCCGGCTCTTTTATACGCGCTCCAAGCGGCGGGAGTGACCGAGGCGATCAAGGTCGGCGGGGCCCAGGCAATCGCGGCCATGGCACTCGGCACGCGCACCATCCGCCCGGTGGATCGTGTTTTCGGCCCGGGCAACTCCTTTGTGGTCGAAGCCAAGCGGCAGCTCGTCGGCGCGGTTTCGATCGATCTCCTGCCAGGACCCAGCGAGATTCTCATTCTCTCCGACAAGACCGGAAACGCGGAGTTCATTGCCGCGGACATTCTCGCACAAGCCGAGCACGGCGGCGACAGCATTGTCGGCTTCGCCACCGATTCGAAGGCGTTGCTGGGCAAGGTGGTGAAGGCGATCGAAAAACAACTGCCCACCCTCAATCGTTCGAAATACAT is from Luteolibacter yonseiensis and encodes:
- a CDS encoding phosphatidylinositol-specific phospholipase C domain-containing protein; translation: MIKTHLGKIMGLFLTAIPALLHGAGNNWMNSVDGARLISDLSIPGTHDSGARYEPVAGTAKCQNLTIAEQLNAGVRFLDIRCRHLDNAFTIHHGSVYQNINFNDVLNDTIGFLNANPSETVIMSVKEEHTSSGTTRSFEATFDSYVAQNPGKWLLASSIPSLTNARGKIVLFRRFGAGGLPKGIDASNWPDNAAFSTGGTLRVQDIYNVPDNDPKWNSILAILNEARYGGPAPLYVNFASGVKSGVFGIPSITTVSNNINPRLTTFFTNNPSGRFGSILMDFADASKCSMIYNTNTPASRPSYRAAYYMIVNRNSGKALDLISGNTGNSAAINQWSYDYNGPNQRWVLAPTEASNHFRISSWVSGKALCIEADSTATGARTHAYDYTGNNTGQQFDLVDAGNGYYKIRNVKSNLVLEILNAGTADNDRVQQNTDTGGLHQQWRLQPWGDYQVRASTGKYICIENAGSSNGNPIIQYTYENNPWFKWRFEGVTNGHLKASSLNALGRAISVVGGTSVNGEDCQLYDYNVANAGDQKLRIVPKTNGNVKFHFVHDGMSWDIPGGNSANNVRLEQYPDNGNAWQEFLLEAVR
- a CDS encoding S8 family peptidase, with product MKNHLRHLLSIFILVFCGLVGWWIARGVEKSVVRHSPVRPQVVARPAVSVPHRASAPYREEFRDGSTVEMFESGTPDQVILRFPSEETYSAFLFALAGSKIQLVDQLDRLRAVRLGYSEWNDLSNLLDGENIVAFDSLPAVPAPGSSGGTQQGLVGFGESLLPWLGVPADHAGWGAGVKIAVLDTGIVSHPALPGYSQSIVITPFPADISKTNGHGTAVASLIAGNDPLAQGVAPAAELISVRVSDDYGRADSFALAAGILAAIDAGAHIINISMGTTENNPLIEEAVLYAHKQNVLIVAASGNSERSEACYPAAYPTVISVGAVDARGEHLDFSNYGTYLSITAPGYLIDAAWPGNQYQSIVGTSASAPLVSGAIAATMSNGRGITMTASQAAEIVMNNADEAGIPGPDSEYGSGILNLGRVMNRNIPGIVDAAITNQRLVRSVRPGVNDEIQVTIQNRGTSVLVNTLLEIDTRFGNRRFNATMIAPGAMQTFSMPVRLDGLAGNEPLRVSSNLSLGNAGQDLTPLNNQREDTFYVR
- a CDS encoding GNAT family N-acetyltransferase, translated to MKTETNAATAGSEADLPRVEPATIEDLPALTELVMNLFDASGDFTPDRAVQERGLQLILEQPNRGRIFVVRNHDSIFGMVNLLFTISTARGGFVILMEDVVIHPDHRGQGYGTMLLDYVQDFAKKKHFKRITLLTDRISAESQEFFKKRGFEHSNMIPMRRIID
- a CDS encoding DUF2288 domain-containing protein; the encoded protein is MISIDENAAPEPMKYVMLGEDHSTTAEKLAKYTGHVSWSYLRPHHENGSLLFVDPELKLEEVGTAFAHNDRNRVEAWLKSGELVKIGNLHAAQWEDTDAEFEALVVSPFVLFRPV
- a CDS encoding ferritin-like domain-containing protein: MITNLEQLYFNQIHDLCSAESQLLGVLPQMVAFSSRTELRDAFRLCLRDSRTHFSSLVEIRKEHGISHETMICDAMRGLVIETKKHLTKTVPGEVRDAVLIASGNRIEHYEMASYGVAKAFADCLGFDRDSKLLAEMLQDVCEADSAITRIAAGGIFLTGARSGASLV
- a CDS encoding glycogen synthase; amino-acid sequence: MPVTTKSTKPRILIVTPEITYLPSGMGNMAQRMSAKAGGLADVSASLVSALFELGADVHVAMPNYRRMFQGDIFSLHEKELRKYHEVLPEAHIHLAEDRIFYYREQVYSNQSDEAMRIALVFQREVINHIIPRVNPDLIHCNDWMTALIPGMARRRGIKSLFTVHNIHTRQVSLAQVEEAGIDAAEFWMNLFFASPPFNYDHARSHIPIDLLTSGIFAAHYINTVSPRFLWEIVEGWHSVVPNSVRAELRAKYAAGCSAGILNAPDVSYNPLTDDALERNFGVADFVEGKAANKQALQRELHLKQNPDAPIFFWPSRLDPVQKGPQLLTEILHKLVSDYWERDLQVVIVANGPHQEWIDKIVCAFDLHERVAIVDFEERLSRLAYAGSDFMLMPSLFEPCGLPQMTSPLYGSLPVVHSTGGLYDTVRHIDVGHSTGNGFRFDHYSSEGFRWAIDRAMEFYSLPAEIREREIRRVMIESEQEFSHKEVARRYISIYEEMLARPLVEKESGEVIKAIAESLSESLAEG
- the trmD gene encoding tRNA (guanosine(37)-N1)-methyltransferase TrmD, coding for MRIDIVTLFPEVALAPLSDSIIQRARAAGLVEVTGHQLRDWSEDKHRRVDDTPCGGGQGMLLKPEPVFAAVEALRRPDTKVILMTPQGRPFKQAVARELAGAEHLLILCGHYEGMDHRIIEALVDEEISIGDYILTNGALAAAVVCDAVIRLLPGALGDERSPVDESFTDPNLLEAPAYTRPIDFRGMKVPDVLVSGNHGKISAWKQEQALARTRANRPDLLS